One window from the genome of Eucalyptus grandis isolate ANBG69807.140 chromosome 7, ASM1654582v1, whole genome shotgun sequence encodes:
- the LOC120296369 gene encoding germin-like protein subfamily 1 member 13 — MMKFLLTFVLLALASCHAFASDPSPLQDFCVAVNDPNSAVFVNGKFCKDPKLVIADDFSFTKFRYPGSTSNPLGSKVTTAFVDQFPGLNTLGIATARLDFAPYGLNPPHIHPRGTEMLLVVEGTLHVGFVTSNQLNNTLFTKVLTKGDVFVFPQGLIHFQLNIGQTNALAFAFLSSQNPGLITIANTVFGSKPPINVDVLTKAFQVDNKLVNYLQAQNWFENH; from the coding sequence ATGATGAAGTTCCTTCTGACATTTGTCCTCTTGGCTTTGGCATCATGCCATGCCTTTGCCTCCGACCCGAGTCCTCTTCAGGACTTCTGTGTGGCTGTCAACGACCCCAACTCTGCGGTGTTTGTGAATGGGAAGTTCTGCAAGGACCCAAAGCTCGTCATAGCAGATGATTTCTCCTTCACAAAGTTCAGATACCCCGGGAGCACATCGAATCCGCTTGGATCCAAAGTCACGACTGCTTTCGTCGACCAATTCCCAGGACTCAACACACTGGGCATCGCCACGGCTCGCCTTGATTTTGCTCCCTACGGTCTGAACCCTCCCCACATTCATCCTCGTGGCACGGAGATGCTATTGGTCGTGGAGGGTACACTCCACGTCGGTTTCGTTACATCTAACCAATTAAACAACACCCTCTTTACCAAAGTCCTGACCAAAGGAGATGTTTTCGTGTTTCCGCAAGGCCTCATTCACTTCCAGCTGAATATTGGACAAACAAATGCACTggcttttgctttcttgagcAGCCAGAACCCGGGACTCATAACAATCGCGAATACAGTCTTTGGATCCAAGCCGCCAATCAATGTCGATGTCCTCACCAAGGCTTTCCAAGTGGACAACAAACTGGTCAACTATCTCCAGGCTCAGAATTGGTTTGAAAACCATTAG
- the LOC104453479 gene encoding LOW QUALITY PROTEIN: germin-like protein subfamily 1 member 7 (The sequence of the model RefSeq protein was modified relative to this genomic sequence to represent the inferred CDS: inserted 1 base in 1 codon), producing the protein MKFLPISLLILALATATAFAYDPSPLQDFCVAINDPKVFVNGKFCKDPKQVTAEDFLFKGFRYPGNTANPLGSKVTPLXVDQFPGINTLGISMARIDFAPGGLNPPHTHPRGTEILVVAEGTLLVGFVTSNQLNNTFFTKVLYKGDVFVFPIGLIHFQLNIGKTPALAFAALSSQNPGVITIANAVFGSKPPISADVLTKAFQVDKKVVDYLQAQFWYDN; encoded by the exons ATGAAGTTTCTTCCAATTAGCCTTCTCATCTTGGCTCTGGCAACCGCCACCGCTTTTGCCTATGACCCGAGTCCTCTTCAGGACTTCTGCGTGGCCATCAACGATCCCAAAG TATTTGTGAATGGAAAGTTTTGCAAGGACCCAAAACAAGTTACAGCAGAAGATTTCCTCTTTAAAGGGTTCAGATATCCAGGGAATACTGCAAACCCACTCGGATCGAAAGTCACCCCGC TTGTGGACCAATTTCCAGGAATCAACACTCTTGGTATTTCCATGGCTCGTATTGACTTCGCTCCAGGTGGCCTGAATCCTCCCCACACTCACCCTCGTGGGACCGAAATTCTGGTCGTGGCTGAGGGCACATTGCTTGTCGGCTTTGTCACATCCAACCAATTGAACAACACCTTCTTCACCAAAGTCTTGTACAAAGGGGATGTGTTTGTGTTCCCAATCGGTCTCATCCACTTCCAGCTGAACATCGGAAAGACGCCCGCACTGGCCTTCGCCGCTCTGAGTAGCCAAAACCCGGGAGTCATTACCATTGCTAATGCAGTGTTCGGATCGAAGCCGCCCATTTCGGCTGATGTTCTCACCAAGGCCTTCCAAGTGGATAAGAAGGTGGTTGACTACCTTCAGGCACAGTTTTGGTATGACAATTAA
- the LOC120295566 gene encoding germin-like protein subfamily 1 member 13 encodes MMKFLLTFVLLALASCHAFASDPSPLQDFCVAVNDPNSAVFVNGKFCKDPKLVIADDFSFTKFRYPGSTSNPLGSKVTTAFVDQFPGLNTLGIATARLDFAPYGLNPPHIHPRGTEMLLVVEGTLHVGFVTSNQLNNTLFTKVLTKGDVFVFREGLIHFQLNIGQTNALAFAFLSSQNPGLITIANTVFGSKPPINVDVLTKAFQVDNKLVNYLQARNWFENH; translated from the coding sequence ATGATGAAGTTCCTTCTGACATTTGTCCTCTTGGCTTTGGCATCATGCCATGCCTTTGCCTCCGACCCGAGTCCTCTTCAGGACTTCTGTGTGGCTGTCAACGACCCCAACTCTGCGGTGTTTGTGAATGGGAAGTTCTGCAAGGACCCAAAGCTCGTCATAGCAGATGATTTCTCCTTCACAAAGTTCAGATACCCCGGGAGCACATCGAATCCGCTTGGATCCAAAGTCACGACTGCTTTCGTCGACCAATTCCCAGGACTCAACACACTGGGCATCGCCACGGCTCGCCTTGATTTTGCTCCCTACGGTCTGAACCCTCCCCACATTCATCCTCGTGGCACGGAGATGCTATTGGTCGTGGAGGGTACACTCCACGTCGGTTTCGTTACATCTAACCAATTAAACAACACCCTCTTTACCAAAGTCCTGACCAAAGGAGATGTTTTCGTGTTTCGGGAAGGCCTCATTCACTTCCAGCTGAATATTGGACAAACAAATGCACTggcttttgctttcttgagcAGCCAGAACCCGGGACTCATAACAATCGCGAATACAGTCTTTGGATCCAAGCCGCCAATCAATGTCGATGTCCTCACCAAGGCTTTCCAAGTGGACAACAAACTGGTCAACTATCTCCAGGCTCGGAATTGGTTTGAAAACCATTAG
- the LOC120296129 gene encoding germin-like protein subfamily 1 member 16, translating into MQDISLLSQANPRREDIEAPALRCATTVKCLPISLLILALATATAFAYDPSPLQDFCVAINDPKVFVNGKFCKDPKQVTAEDFLFKGFRYPGNTANPLGSKVTPAFVDQFPGINTLGISMARIDFAPGGLNPPHTHPRGTEILVVAEGTLLVGFVTSNQLNNTFFTKVLYKGDVFVFPIGLIHFQLNIGKTPALAFAALSSQNPGVITIANAVFGSKPPISADVLTKAFQVDKKVVDYLQAQFWYDN; encoded by the exons ATGCAAGACATCTCGCTCCTATCTCAAGCAAACCCAAGAAGAGAAGACATTGAAGCCCCAGCTCTCCGGTGCGCAACCACAGTGAAGTGTCTTCCAATTAGCCTTCTCATCTTGGCTCTGGCAACCGCCACCGCTTTTGCCTATGACCCGAGTCCTCTTCAGGACTTCTGCGTGGCCATCAACGATCCCAAAG TATTTGTGAATGGAAAGTTTTGCAAGGACCCAAAACAAGTTACAGCAGAAGATTTCCTCTTTAAAGGGTTCAGATATCCAGGGAATACTGCAAACCCACTCGGATCGAAAGTCACCCCCGCTTTTGTGGACCAATTTCCAGGAATCAACACTCTTGGTATTTCCATGGCTCGTATTGACTTCGCTCCAGGTGGCCTGAATCCTCCCCACACTCACCCTCGTGGGACCGAAATTCTGGTCGTGGCTGAAGGCACATTGCTTGTCGGCTTTGTCACATCCAACCAATTGAACAACACCTTCTTCACCAAAGTCTTGTACAAAGGGGATGTGTTTGTGTTCCCAATCGGTCTCATCCACTTCCAGCTGAACATCGGAAAGACGCCCGCACTGGCCTTCGCCGCTCTGAGTAGCCAAAACCCGGGAGTCATTACCATTGCTAATGCAGTGTTCGGATCGAAGCCGCCCATTTCGGCTGATGTTCTCACCAAGGCCTTCCAAGTGGATAAGAAGGTGGTTGACTACCTTCAGGCACAGTTTTGGTATGACAATTAA